TTTTTTATTAAGATGTGTATATTTCAATTTCTGGATATGTGCTTTTTAATTTCTCATTTTCTTTTTTTGGCATTACACAAATTGCAGTTGCAAGTGCATCTGCTAGTGTAGCGTTGTTTGCTTTTACTGTCGCACTTTTTATATAATTTGCACTTGTTCTCGTTTTTGTATCAAATAGATGATGATATCTTTTACTAAACATTGTTCCATATCCACCTGAACTTGCCATTGCTTGGTTATTTAGTTTTAAATAAGGAGTATTTACTAGATATGGTGTTGCAATATTCCAATCTCTTTGTTCATTATACCCACCAATTGAATTTAGTTCACCTAAATCAACTAAGACATTTGTAAAACCTTTTTGTCTTAAAATAGAAGTGATTTTATCAGTGATATATCCTTGTGCAATACCATTTAAAGTAATTTGTACATTTGGTTTTTTAAAGCTTATTTTATCTTCTTTAATTTGTATATTTTTATAAGATATTAAGTTTTTTGCTTCTTTAATAGCTTTTTTTAATTTATTCCTATTATTGGAATATTTCGCATGAGCCACCCATAATGGCTGAACTGTTACATCAAAAGCACCATTTGTTTTTATAGAAATATCTTCTGCAAATTTTAGAACTTCAACTAGTTCTTTTGGAGAATTCTCTAAATTTCCATTTTTATTTAATAAACAAATAGATGAGTTTGGAATAAATAAAGAAAAAATATTTTCTAATCTTTTTATTTCATTTATACAAATATCAAGTGTATCTTTAGCATAAAGCTTATTTTTATGAAATAAAGTCATATTAGATTGGGCACCTAAGGCAATTCCACTCCAAGATATTTTTTCTCTTTCATTTGCATTTAAAATATTTGGAGTTAATGAAAAAGCAAGAGAACATGCAGATATTTTTAAAAATTTTCTTCTTGATAATATACTTTTATTTGTTTTATGCATTTTCTTTTCTCCAGTTTTTAATTAACATGTCTTTTTCTTTTTGCGCATCTTTTTTTAGAATTTTGCAAAGATTAGAATCGCTATATATTTGTACGCAATCTAAACATTGAAAACAATCAGCATATTTAATATTTCCACTTTTTTTATCAATAGCCTGATAATTACAAGATTTATGACAATTGTTACATGGGTTACCACACTCAAATCTTCGTGGTAACCAATCAAGTATTTTTAAACGACCCATTAATGATAAGAATGCTCCTAATGGACAGATATATCTACAAAACCCTTTAAATAAGAACATTCCTAAAAATAGCCAAAATAGTGCATATAACACATAAGGTATTTCTCTATCAAAGATTAAAGTAATAGATGTTTTAAAAGGCTCAATTTCTACTAGGTATTCACTAATATTTGGTGCAAAAATTACGGATAAAATTAAACTAGCAAGCACTAGATATTTAATATTTACAAGCTTATCATTTAAATTTTCACTAAATCTAATTCTAGGAAGTTTAAGTAGCCTTCCTAAATAATGAGAGAACTCTTGAAGTGTCCCATAAGGACATAACCATCCACAAAATGTTCCTCTTCCCCAAATTACCAGTGAAATAAAAACAAAAAACCAAATTATAAGTGAAAATGGATCATATAGTAAAAACATCAAGCTTTGAGAATTTACAATTGCTTTTACTACACCTAAAACAGTAACCATACTAAGTTGACCCTGTCCAAACCAACCTATAAAAAATAGTGTAAATATTAAAAGTATACTTCTTTTATATCTTAAATTTGAAAGTAATGCTTGATATTTATAAAGCATAACAAACAAAATAGTTAAAAAAATTGTAAGAACTATTAACTTTGTTTTTTGTTCATAAATAGAACTAAGCCATAAAGGTGTTTTTTCTTCTTTTTTAGGAATTAAAAAATACTTTTTAGGTAAATCCATAGTAAGTGTTAAATCTTTAACTATAGGAGTTCCATATAAAGTGTCATTTCCTCTAACAATCTTAGTATTTAAAGTCCAAGAACTTGATGGATCAAAATCAAATCTTTTATCAACTTGTAAAATTACATCTTGCTCAAAATTTGGAATACCATCTTTTAAATTTACTTCATAATCTCCATCTCTAATATTTAAAGCAAAACCTTCTTGTTTTATTTCAAGTGTATCAGGAGAAGTATTTCTTACAAATTCTTCTCCTAAAATATCATGTGAACCATTTGCAAGAACAAGTATGGCCTCTTCTGTATCTAGAAGTTGACCATCTAATTCATCTTGTGTTG
This sequence is a window from Poseidonibacter parvus. Protein-coding genes within it:
- a CDS encoding FAD:protein FMN transferase, producing MHKTNKSILSRRKFLKISACSLAFSLTPNILNANEREKISWSGIALGAQSNMTLFHKNKLYAKDTLDICINEIKRLENIFSLFIPNSSICLLNKNGNLENSPKELVEVLKFAEDISIKTNGAFDVTVQPLWVAHAKYSNNRNKLKKAIKEAKNLISYKNIQIKEDKISFKKPNVQITLNGIAQGYITDKITSILRQKGFTNVLVDLGELNSIGGYNEQRDWNIATPYLVNTPYLKLNNQAMASSGGYGTMFSKRYHHLFDTKTRTSANYIKSATVKANNATLADALATAICVMPKKENEKLKSTYPEIEIYTS
- a CDS encoding 4Fe-4S binding protein, with the translated sequence MFRLFFIIFIFFVSINNINASMSKEQISNYLKEPLQLGEKDTTLALWEVLDKNNTLHSYIFETHDLAPIAGFSGGKMNMLVQMDTEGNFLDVTLLEQDEPVFVSGLGVAPFIEFLNQYKGKSLKDNIKVGGGNGSGSSVHIDGVSKATASVKIANDSILASGIKIAKEKLSGVAPKAISNPKKDLFEKYSWQELLDKKLVKNIKITKKQAEELFIDTEYFNELDEDEEKELFVDIYVADLSIPTLSRNIIKQSTQDELDGQLLDTEEAILVLANGSHDILGEEFVRNTSPDTLEIKQEGFALNIRDGDYEVNLKDGIPNFEQDVILQVDKRFDFDPSSSWTLNTKIVRGNDTLYGTPIVKDLTLTMDLPKKYFLIPKKEEKTPLWLSSIYEQKTKLIVLTIFLTILFVMLYKYQALLSNLRYKRSILLIFTLFFIGWFGQGQLSMVTVLGVVKAIVNSQSLMFLLYDPFSLIIWFFVFISLVIWGRGTFCGWLCPYGTLQEFSHYLGRLLKLPRIRFSENLNDKLVNIKYLVLASLILSVIFAPNISEYLVEIEPFKTSITLIFDREIPYVLYALFWLFLGMFLFKGFCRYICPLGAFLSLMGRLKILDWLPRRFECGNPCNNCHKSCNYQAIDKKSGNIKYADCFQCLDCVQIYSDSNLCKILKKDAQKEKDMLIKNWRKENA